The Dehalococcoidales bacterium genomic interval TACCCCATTAGAACTGGCGCTTCCTCGTTCAATAATGGGCAATTTTCTCTTTACTTCTTATGTGTTATAATCTCACGAAACGGGTATAGAATCGTAATAATGACCACCGAACTCAGTACTACCTTAGAGTTAGACAGGATAATCCAGGGAGATTCTTTAAACGCCTTGAAATCTCTCCCGGATTCTTGTGTTGACCTAATATTCACCTCCCCCCCTTATGCCGATAACCGTAAGAAGACCTATAAAGGAATCCCTACTAAAGAATACGTTCAATGGTTTTTGCCAATATCTGCTGAACTTAAAAGAGTCCTGAAGAATGACGGCACTTTTGTCTTGAACATAAAAGAAAGAACTGAAAACGGCGAACGTCAGACTTACGTCCTTGAGCTAATACTTGAAATGAGAAAGCAAGGATGGCTTTGGACAGAGGAATATGTTTGGCATAAGAAGAACTGTTATCCGGGCAAGTGGCCGAATCGCTTTCGAGACGCCTGGGAACGATGTTTACAGTTCAACAAGCAAAGGAAATTCAAGATGTATCAAAAAGCTGTCATGGTACCGATTGGAGAATGGAGTAAGAACAGATTGGCGAAACTGAGTGAGACAGACCTTATCAGGGATGAATCCAAGGTTGGAAGTGGTTTTGGCAAGAATGTTTCGAACTGGCTTGGGAAACAGTCTGTCTACCCCACAAATGTGCTGCATCTTGCTACTGAATGTGCTAATCGTGGCCATAGTGCTTCCTTCCCGCTTTCTCTGCCAACCTGGTTTATCAAACTCTTTACTCAAGAAGAAGACGTAGTGCTTGACCCTTTCATCGGTTCTGGAACATCAGCCATCGCTTGCTTAGACTTAAACAGGCACTACATCGGAATAGAGGCGATGGAGAACTATTACAAATTAGCCCAAGAATCCATCGAAATATGGAAGGCGGCAAATAAAGGAAAAACCGTAAGAATGGCTTTATGGACATAATTAAACTAGAAGAAATCAGCCAGTATATAAAAGACAACATCGGTAGCTTTCACAAAGGCAGGCTTGATAGTATAAGAAGACTTAAACTAGATAATATTCTGCTGAGAAAGAACCCTTACCTATTCAAGGCTCGGAACATCCTGCTGGCACAAGACTTAGTGAAAACCTTGCTTGACGCCTATTTGTCCTCTCAAGAAGAAACGATATTTGGAAACTTCCTGGAAGGACTGGCTATCTTCATTAACCAAAAAGTATATGATGGCTGGAAGTCATCAACCCAGGGTATAGACCTGGAGTTTAATAAGGATGATGTCCGCTATATCGTAGCTATCAAATCTGGCCCGAATTGGGGTAATAGTAGCCAGATCAGAAAAATGCAGGATGATTTCCGGAGGGCTAAACAGACCATCCGAACCGGCAACTCAAAGCTAAATATTACCGCCGTTAATGGATGCTGCTATGGTAGAAACGCTAAGCCGGACAGGGGAGACTATTATAAATATTGCGGCCAGAAGTTCTGGGAATTCATATCAGGAAACAGTGATCTGTATTTGAAAATAATCAAACCTCTCGGACATCTGGCAAGGGAGAAAAACGATGAATTTCAGGAAGAATACGCTCAAATAGTAAACAAATTTACCATTGAGTTCAGCGAGATGTTTGTAACCGGTGGTGAAATAAGCTGGGATTCCCTATTACGCTTCAACTCCTGTGAAATGAAGCCAAAATCCAAATAAAATGTTCCCCATCTTCTAATTGACATGGTAAACACGATTGCCTACCCCTGAAAGACCAGCAACCTCATCAAACGGCCGATATCATCGACCTCTTCCAGGGCATTGATGGTACCGATGACCTTTCCCATCCGCTCTTCGTCCATGAACCTGGCCGCCAGGGAATGAAACTTATTGCGGATATCGTCATCGGTCATCGGATTATTGGGGTGGCCCCTGGGATAGTCTATCTGACACCTGTACCTGGCGCCCTGCCGGGTGGTAATCTCGGTGATTCCGGCGCGGCCGAAGCGGTCCAGGTCGGTGTCTATCTCCAGCGTGACCTTGTCAATCAACTCCCTGATAGCGGGGTCAGCGTATTTTTCCGGGGAATACTGGTCGGGGCCCAGTCCCCGCTCTTTGATGGCTACGGCGGTAACATAGTACGCGCTGTGATCTGCCGTCTCCTTGTTCTTCGGGTAACGTTTCACCGGGTCGCCGGTGTGTTCCACACTGCGGGTACCCGCCCATATTCTAACCTGCGCCACATCTTCAGGATTGATGCCATGCTCCTCCACCAGGTTCAAGGTGGCATTCAGGTGACCCTGGAGAGTACCGCACGCCGCCCACGCCTTAAACTCGGTATCGAGGATTCTGAACCTGCCGCCAAAATCGGTTAGCTTGTCCACATCGAAATCACCATCCATGACGGACTCGATAAAACCGTTCTCCCCTTCCATCACTCTGGTCGGGCCGGTGAATCCCCTTTGCGCCAGCAGCGCCGCCAGGATTCCGTCACGAGCAGTAAGCGGAAACCTCATATTCTTGGCCATAGTGTACTCTTCTGACGCCGAATCGAGGATACCCAGTACCATGCCGTGACAGCCTGATACACCGATAGCATTCTCAATCTGGTCGGCATTAAGACCAAGGATTTTACCAGCCACCGCCGGCATGATATAGACTCCCAGACTATCCGGG includes:
- a CDS encoding MmgE/PrpD family protein, whose product is MTVAREIADYAAGFDYKDLPGEVVGMAKRVLLDTLGCAIGGYPSDASQITQGLIKELGGAPESTVIGSGIRTDCLNAALTNGIMVRYLDYMDQISIPVGHWYVYAHPSEVIPGILAVAERQHLSGVEVLTAVVLGYELSARFCEATTIVPIAKKGWNPDSLGVYIMPAVAGKILGLNADQIENAIGVSGCHGMVLGILDSASEEYTMAKNMRFPLTARDGILAALLAQRGFTGPTRVMEGENGFIESVMDGDFDVDKLTDFGGRFRILDTEFKAWAACGTLQGHLNATLNLVEEHGINPEDVAQVRIWAGTRSVEHTGDPVKRYPKNKETADHSAYYVTAVAIKERGLGPDQYSPEKYADPAIRELIDKVTLEIDTDLDRFGRAGITEITTRQGARYRCQIDYPRGHPNNPMTDDDIRNKFHSLAARFMDEERMGKVIGTINALEEVDDIGRLMRLLVFQG
- a CDS encoding PmeII family type II restriction endonuclease, coding for MDIIKLEEISQYIKDNIGSFHKGRLDSIRRLKLDNILLRKNPYLFKARNILLAQDLVKTLLDAYLSSQEETIFGNFLEGLAIFINQKVYDGWKSSTQGIDLEFNKDDVRYIVAIKSGPNWGNSSQIRKMQDDFRRAKQTIRTGNSKLNITAVNGCCYGRNAKPDRGDYYKYCGQKFWEFISGNSDLYLKIIKPLGHLAREKNDEFQEEYAQIVNKFTIEFSEMFVTGGEISWDSLLRFNSCEMKPKSK
- a CDS encoding site-specific DNA-methyltransferase; its protein translation is MTTELSTTLELDRIIQGDSLNALKSLPDSCVDLIFTSPPYADNRKKTYKGIPTKEYVQWFLPISAELKRVLKNDGTFVLNIKERTENGERQTYVLELILEMRKQGWLWTEEYVWHKKNCYPGKWPNRFRDAWERCLQFNKQRKFKMYQKAVMVPIGEWSKNRLAKLSETDLIRDESKVGSGFGKNVSNWLGKQSVYPTNVLHLATECANRGHSASFPLSLPTWFIKLFTQEEDVVLDPFIGSGTSAIACLDLNRHYIGIEAMENYYKLAQESIEIWKAANKGKTVRMALWT